The Oryza sativa Japonica Group chromosome 11, ASM3414082v1 DNA window gtgcacgaatatcgagacgcaactagatggttacaaggggacatggtatagcgattaacaatggaaggatcaaatgcagcaagttaggtaggtccgccaatctgccttgcagacgggacaacagattaagtgtgatcctatcaatgcataatatttttcaagcaacataattaaatttcaaatataggctcaagatgttcaaaggtggcttgccttgctcgagatctggagcttgatcctcgaaatcctcgcgcTGCGGATCTTCGGACTCCGAAACTatacgcgaaacgggacaactcaacaaacagcgaaaataaagccctattaatgacctctaagcgtgccattagatagatctcgagattttgaggaattttggaagttgaacggagtcaaacggatttacggttgggaagatattgaatttctaagattattggatttttggtctaaaggaaaaggattaaattaaatcctttttgaaaaagaaaagaaaagaaaagagggagggaaaatagacttttcctcgggcggctagggcgcggcccgagagagatggggcggtccggccgagctaaatgggccggccggcccaaggcggcccaagcgcgcgcgcgggaggggaggagagagagggccgatggaccgggctcaccacgcgtggtcccgggtgggacccgcttgtcagcggctcggcgcaccgtgcggagggagcacgcggtgCGGCGCTAGGGTctgggagggacgcggtgcatgcgcgcggttcgcggtggacgcggatgcggcgggcccacgcgcagcctctcggCTCGCTgtggaccgcgcgcacggggaggggctgaccgggatCGGCCCGATCCGAtctcggccgagctggcgccgacgtggcgcctacgtggctgccacgcgggccggtgGGAGGTAGACGatgacgccggccggaacggacggcggacgacagcggcgagcagcggagcgaaccacggcgatacaggcgaaagcgagtacaccgggtggttgctcaggacaaggggagacgagccaacggcttggattcaccggagggagtccgtcggcggcggattgcggtggcggcaaccggcggagagaaaaggggaaaacggcgacgaggtcacgaggggccaatacccggcggcgagagcatctacgcggccacgggaatccgatgctagcgtcggattgggcggagctacgccgagcgaggccggcgacgagcggcgcttccgagctcgggcggcgacggcggcgagcacccggcgagcggcggcaacggccggggcggcaccggctagctacggggaggctactcgtgctactacggaaaactaagggggagaggtggagcgaggaggaagaacggagggagcactaccgagatgaggaggggcgctgtgacgagaggccgacggcgcgggagtaatctctccggcctcgggccggggaagaggaagaagagggcgcgcccggagtccccttccgcgtccttgctcgtgccggctcctccgacacgcgcaacgacgaacggcgacggcgaacagagcacgggaggcggcggcaatggcgtggaggcgaatgggagaggaagggaaaggggggAAGCTGGGTTTTAAGGGCGGCAAtatcggtttgggaaccgacctaaggcggtcaaaggagagggctagcgctcggcggtcgcggccaaagcggcgacagggaggagggaggaggatgacgccggcgggaggaaaaaggggaaaagagggagagaaaaggggggcttgccccttgcctctttgggaaaaggaagaggggggcgggggcgtcgcggcagagggaggagggcgctctgcctccgccccttggaggctagcgcgcggagtggcgggggccgggcgatgacgacggcgatgacggcggggcggtgtggagcggagcagCGACACGAGCGAcaggcgctgacgacggcggcgaccaggcggtcggccaccgcggcacgcgcgcgcgggaagcaacgggcggcgcggcggtttgagcggcgcggctcgggcacgcgcgctggctagCGGGGCCGGGTGgctgcgcggcagggcagcggagCCAGGCGGCacagacggcgcaggcgcggcaagGGCGGCGACCATGCGGGCGTgcgcacgcgaacacggcgcgcgggaagcggcagcgagggagcggagagggaggactcggctcggcgcgggcggctcacgcgcacgcgcgcgggcagagcggagggggagggaggagagagagagagagagaacgccgggagggagggggagatgggccgagagggattcggcccatcgaccccgggggaggcaaaatagacttttgcggagggatttgatttggaaggatttggattcggaattggactcgacgatagatcggggattgagatctgagatggcacggacactagacaacaagcaaagaaacaaatttcgcaattagggtttttaagagataattttcccgctaggcgccacgacggagcGGGCGCTACAGACACCCATTTTATTGCCCATAATTCGAACtttaagttttaaaaattttgggtCTATTACAAAAGTAGAGTGGTGGTAAGATAAATTACAAATTATTAATAATAAAGTTGAAATATACAATGGTACATGCAAAGTTACATTATTGATACCAACCATGCAAATGCGCGGGCACTAAAGAATACATCGTAGAACAAACAACTTGATATGTCGACGCACACACATCGTCGACTCCAACttggaaaaaaaacttaaacAAACAAATGACCATAACACAACTTCTATCAAATATCTTCTAACTTGAAGGGGTAGGATTTGAAATCTCCTGGGTGTTAGCCCCAGCATTTGGGCCGGCCTCATCTTGTGGTGAAGGTTGTATTTGCTTGCATATGAAGAGCAAACCCCCAACAAAGATATGTACGGGGAGGAGCAGTAGGAAGACATTCTTCGACGTCTCCCAGTCCAGAACGCTGCCTGCCGCATAGGCTACCATAAGAGCGAGCATGTCTAGCAGCATGACCGTGTGCATCGACCAAAAAACCTTTCCGCCGCTCCTCTCAGGCAACACCATCCTTTGGAGCAGCAACACAATGACGGTGATGGAAGCCATGAAGTAAGTGGAGCTGCTATAGAAGAAAATGTTGTACCGCTTCTTGTCGATATCATAGAGGACCGGATTGCCGGCGGAGTGTCCATCATCGTTGTCCTTCCACAGGCCGCCAGGGGGTTTCAGGCCCGTCAGGTAGGTGGCGGTTGCTGCTAATATCCCTACCAGCATCAAGTACTTGAGCATGTCTTTTTGCATCGCAAACGTTGTTAAGGAGGACTTTTTGGGGCTCGgtggttgttgttgttgtgctGGTTGTCGTTTGTTCTTCTCCATCTTCTTCTTATGAAGTTTGTTGAAATGGTTGATGGCTAGAAAGACTACACCTACAAAAGCCACAAGAACCAATACCAATACAATGATGAAGGTACGTAAATACATGGAGCTTCCAGTAGCGTAGGCACCCATGACCCCGAACATGCCTGCTACCATGCAGATAATGAGGGCATAGCTCCGGATGCCTGGCCGATACAAATTCTTGTTCATAAGAAGGACGATCAGAGCCACGGATGCCATGAAGCTTGCTGCATTGCAGTAGAAGAATGCCCTGTAGCGGCTAGGGTACTtatctattatttcttaattgtatttctatatggactctatactctacttctaatattccttatttttaattccgaatttctattatttcttaattatatttctatatggactctagtctccttttctaatattccttatttttttaattccgaatttcaactatttgtaaattgtatttctatattgactctatttttctttttttctgattaatatgagaatttctaagcCGTGAGaacgaacgtggaggctcctttttctattcctttaataatataatatctaTATAAGTTTTACTTACACTATGTTGCAGTCGTATAACTGAAAGGATacataataaaatatgaatggAACTTATAAGACTTCATGAACTTACGCTACGTTTCACCAAGTTTCATTTAGATTATGAACTTACATGGAAATTTATATAGGCTTGACAATGTATCACAGTGAAAAAATGGGGTGCAAAACAACATAGAGTGTATCCTATCTGGTACAAAGTAAATCATGACTCAGGGCAGGCAgggttcacttttttttttagtgtTACATTATGACCCCGGCAGTATTATATTATTCGCCGAATTTGTCCAAATTACAATCAAATCTTACTGTTTTAAATTTATATTCTTGAAAACCGTTTGAAATTTCATTCGgaatcatttttttcttcccGCCTCGAAACCAAAATTTGGAGACCAAAATTAGGCGAGAATCCCGCGGAAAGTCTCGCTTCCGCTCTCTACCACTCGCAACAAACTCGCGCAACTCACGAATCGCAAAGGAatcccaaaaagaaaaaaaaaaaacctcacgCATCGCAAATCGCTCCTCCCCCATGGGCGACGCAGGCGGGCCCCTTCCCGGCGAGCGCCGCCTCAGCCCCGCCGACCCCGAggagccctcgccgccggcctcatcGTCGGATGGGactgggagcggcggcggcggcggcgaaaacTCCGTGGAGGAGGGCGACGGGGAAGGGCCCGGGTCCGGGTCCGGTACACCCACGGCGAAGCGGCAGCTCTTCGACGCTGACGGCTCCGCGTCGaggcccacccgccgccgccgcatcgcctccgACGACGAGGTGCGTGCTTCGCCTCGCTTTGCTTTCTCCACGTTTGGGTCTGCGGTTTCCGCTTCCAGATATAGATCGAGAAGTGGTATGTTCGTTCGTTCAAGCCCTAGAAATTTGGTTGGGCTGGATCTCAGCTTGTGGTTTCTTACAATGTTAAATGAATCGTTAGAGATGCGCCAACCTATTGATTGATGAGATGTGCAAAAAGAATCGATTGCGGCTAAATTTCATAGGGCTATacatgccccccccccccacacacacacacacacacacacttgctttagttttattgaTGCCATTTGCACGGTATGGGTGGTTTTAGCTGTTCTGTGGTTATGCAAGCTCTTGCAGTTGCAGAATGTTATCCTTTGATGTGCACCAAGTAGATTTATGAGATCCGCAGAGTCAATTGCAGCCAAATCCATATGATTATACATGGTCCCATTTCCTTAATTTTATTGAtgccaattgcacagtttaggTGGTTCAGCTGTACTGTAGTTATAGAAGCTCTTGCGGTTGCAGAATGTTGAATCGTTTGATATGCGCCAAGTAGATTTATGAGACACGCATAATCAATTGCGGCCAAATTCATAGGATTACCAATTGATGCCATTTGCACAGTTTAGGTGGTTCAGCTGTTCTGTAGTTATAGAAGCTCTTGCAGTTGCAGAGACGCCTGTTGCTACTGCGAGTAAGCTCCAATGAGCTGTTAACTGCAAGCTAGTGCACCGTAGCCAGTAATGGCTGTCTCCATGCGTGAATTCTGTTCGCTCCAGGAGCGTATCCATCTCAGAACTCTAGTCGCAGTGGAGGGGAAGTTGTGGCGCTGTCCTTCCGTTCTTGTTCCTCTTCCAGCTCAACAGCGGGGACGGGCATGGGGAGGTGGACTAGGCCGAGCAGCCATGCGCATCAATGGCAAGGAGGTGGAGAGGTGGAtgtggcggaggcggtggccgggGTGGCACCGAGAGAGGAACCAGTAACCACAGCTACTGGAAGAAGCTACTATATCCATGAGGCCAAACAACAAAAGATCAAAGAATTTCTCTGAGAAAGAAGACAATTTGTTGGTGTTGGCTTGGCTGAATACAATTAGGGAACGAGCAAACCAGTGATTCTTACCGGGCGAGGATTCATCGGTACTTCCATGATAACAAGAACTTTCCATCAGTGcataatcaaaattttctagcCAACAGTTGGAAAACTATTCAAGTACAGTTTAATAGATTTTGCAGTTATTACGACTTATGAATGGATTTTACTATAGAATGCAAAGCGGGacgatagagaaaaaaaatgtgttctTGTAGCTTTATTTGTTACGTGCAAGTTTAATAAAACATTATTCTTTGTGCAGATTACTCAGGCTTTTACAGGTGAAACTACAAGTGAAAACACTTCCTCTACGAATGAAAGTAATCCTTTCATTGCAGTATTGGATAGTATGTGGTCTAAGAAGAGAGAGCTTGATGCTATAAAGGAGGCCGGGAAAGATGAGCGCCATGAAAAGTTATTGTCATTACAAAAAGAGAGATTGGCACTAGAAAGACAGAAGTTAGAATACGAGAGGAATTTATTGGAATTCAAGAGAAACCAGCGGGATGAGAGAATTATGAACATGGACCTTAGTGATATGACTGGGCAACTAAGAGAATACTACTTGAGGTTGCAGGGTGAGATCATGGCTCGACGATCAGGTTGAGCTGCACTACTTGTTGTGTTGATGGCCTGCTTATCGTATGAACTATCTGTCGTATGAGCTACTTGCTGTGTGAACTATTTGTTATATGACCTATTTATTGCATGAACTCCTGTGATGCATGGACATATTTGTGATGTATGAACTAAGCCTGAGTGCAAATTTTCTACTTCTAACGCATGCTTTCTACCATTTTGGAAAAACCTCTGTTGTTCAGTTGCAAGTAATCTAGCACTATCATAATTCGTTATATAATTATTGGATCGCATGTATTCATTTCCGAAAAGTTCAATAACTTCTACAAACATTTTAAGATTCTAGTGATATCTTCATCAATATGAAGATATTCATTTGTACCAATTGCAGATTCTGAATCAGATCGAAAAACCTGCGATAAGATCAAGGATTTTAGAATTCATCGATTGCGACGGATGGGAATGTGTGGCCATTAAATCACTCTAGCTGTTCTCAGGGGAGCACCCATGCCACCAGAGTGGAATGAAACAATCATAGTGTTGATCCCTAAAGTTCCGAAGCCGGAGAATATCAAGGACTTAAGACCAATAAGTCTATGCAATGTGTTGTATAAAATTGTATCGAAGGTGCTGGCTAACCGGCTAAAGACGATCCTGCCAGAGGTGATCTCTCCAACCCAAAGTGCATTTGTTCCAGGGAGACTTATTTCAGACAATATTTTGGTAGCATATGAGATGACTCACTACATGAGAAGtaaaaagaggggaaagatgGGCTACGCAGCAATCAAATTAGATATGAGTAAAGCATATGACCGGGTTGAGTGGAGCTTTCTGCGGGATATGATGCTGTGGCTGGGCTTCAATGCGGAATGGATAAACCTAGTCATGCACTGTGTTACTTCGGTGTCGTATAAAATTAAGGTGAATGGTGATTTGTCGGAGGTTTTCTCTCCCGGTAGGATTCTCTGCTTATCTGTTCTTGTTATGTGCTGAAGGATTCTCTGCTCTGTTGAGGAAAacagaggaggaaggaaggcTGCAAGGTATAAAAGTTTGCCACAATGCTACAAGTGTTTCTCACCTGCTGTTTGCCGACGACTCTCTCATCCCGTGTCGCgcaaacagaggggatgcacAGAATCTGCAAAATATTTTAACTTTGTATGAGGAGTTTTCGGGGCAAATGCTAAACAAGGAGAAGTTCGCGATCATGTTTAGTTCAAACACAGGAAGTGAGAAGAGAAGGGAAGTTATGCAGACTTTACAAATAAATAAGCAAACAATGAATGAGAGATATCTTGGTCTCCCGGTGTTTGTGGGAAGAGATAAAACGAAGGTGTTTGCATATCTGAAGGATAGAATCTGGAAAAGGATTCAAGGGTGGAAGGAGAAGATGTTATCAAGAGCAGGGAAGGAAATACTGATTAAAGCCGTTGCGCAGGCTATCCCAACTTTTGCTATGGCCTGCTTTGATATCACAAAAAGTATTGCTGATCAAATTAGTTCAATGATAGGAAAATTCCGGTGGAACAATCAGGAGAAGGAGAACAAGATGCACTGGCTAAGTTGGGAGAAGCTAACGAAACCAAAAGGAGAGGGATGACTTGGTTTTAGAGATATAAATGTTTTTAATATGGCTATGCTAGCAAAGCAATGTTGGCGGCTGCTTCAGGAGCCTGATTCTCTGTGTGCTCAGATTCCGAAGGCCAAGTACTATCCATCTGGATCAATTCTGCAAGCTAAACCAAGATCGGGCATGTCATATACATGGAGCAGCATACTAAAAGGGCTGCAGACTCTGAAGACTGTCATGATTTGGCGAGTGGGCAATGGCAATTCCATCGGCATTTGGGATGATCCCTGGATCCCTAGAGACTGGACGAGGAAAACTGTTTCAAATAAGGGCACGAACCTGCTAACAAGAGTAAATGAATTGATAGATCCTTATACGGGCGATTGGGATGAGATGCTGGTTAGGCAAACTTTCTGTGAAGAAAATGTCAAGGCCATTTTGTCAATTCCGGTTCAAGTGGACAGGGATGATGCAGTGGGGTGGCATTATGATAAAAGGGGCCTCTTTTTTCTGTGAAATCTGCCTACAAAGTGCAGAAAGAAATGGAGAGAAGAAACAGTAGAAGGACACCTGCATCTTCGTCGCGGGGTGCACAAAGTGATCAAGTATGGAAAAGACTTTGGAAGCTTAACTGTCCGAACAAGATGAAACACTTCATGTGGCGATTGGGGCATGACGCAATTGCCCTACGGATGACTCTCAAGAGAAGGGGAATGGATATTGATACCAAATGTTTGATCAGTAACCGGATGGATGAAGACGGGAGccatttcttttttaaatgCAAAGAGGTCAAACACATATGGGGAGACCTTAACCTTGAAGAAGTAAGATGCAAGTTAGCAGTGGTGCAGTCAGCTTTGGCAGTTTTACAGGCTATACTGGAGCTGGAAGAAAAACAAAGGATACATGCCATTGTTCTGCTGTACTCATGTTGGAATGAGAGAAACGGACGCAGGGAGGGTGAAGGAAGAAGGGGAGCTAGTATCCTGGCTTTCTCCGTACAGAAACAAGCAGATGAATTCAAGGATTTGGCGCCTCAATGGGGGAGTGGTCAAGCAGATAGATCAAATAGAAAATGGGCTAGACCTACAGGAAATGTCCTGAAAATTAATGTGGATGGAGCCTTCAAGCCACAGGAACAAAAGGGAGGTTGGGGTTTTGTGATCAGGGATTCTGAAGCGCAAGTAATACAGGCAGGAGCAGGTTTTTCGTCACGGCTCCAGGATGCCTTTCACGCGGAAGTGCTAGCGGGAGTTAAGGGGCTAAAAGCTGCTGCTAGTTTGGGCATGGCTCACATTCATTTGGAGTCTGATTTATGATGCTTATTCAGGCCCTGAAGGGAGTAGATCTTCAGTTGGCGCCGTTGGGGACTCTGCTGTTTGAAGTGAAGAACATCATCGCCTCGTCTTTTCGTACTTGCAAGTTTAGTTTTTTGCCCGCGTGATTGTAATTGTTGAAATTATaggcacataatgatttaatttatttcataaataaatcatgacattacagatgtaaACTAAATTGAACAcaccattagatctacacatgtaaactaagcagtaaaacatgaacatatcaaatatgcgcaacatgtcgaacaagTACCGAGAtagcggaaagaccggttgctcggtaggaactactcgcggttgcgagcgtcgacgaaggcgcgaagcacacgagcggagaggaaggcgagccgtcgcggacgaacagggagcagtcgcgcgaagcgcttcccaaaaaccttattgccgccttctcccggtgcaggacgtcgaaggcagaggttccggagacctgctctcccgatcgccggtgcacgccggcgagcgggatggagtagtctacgagcgacggtgtagtacagagtaggaggcaaaccctagattgatttcgcgtgtgttgcgtgaaggtggctgctcggtttatatagagataggtcgcctgatcagggcgcccgcgtaaaccgaaccggataagtcgcgcgtaacctatccggactccacgccgtttgcacgcaccggatttttcggagtgtttccaaaataaaacaaatccgaatttcctgcagcaaaacaaagctgcaaaaggaggctgcatctgcgcaagggtgatgAGCCAATTTTgtggaccattcgacgcgtacgtcatgcacgcgcgccgcctgccctgccaggtcaggccaggcgagcgagcgcgcacgtgtgtttcccctcttctctccaccacacatgcttcaagtggctaggagggcatcctcccttttaaggaggtccccctctcctagaataaacaaggtagtactaaactccacatgcatgccatcccatgaggtgggcttttgtgatttcccaaagaattaatcttcgaatgggccttagcccatctattaattccaacaatcccccaccaaatctcaaaatcccactgagatttgccttttccaatgtactgtttatataccagcggttcgatggagaccgattaaggttgaacatccacctagaactccaagctacacttactcacaacttgaacaatggactacgccttgaattgcaagtcttgtgcaagcaagtttcactcagagtcttatctggtactagaccgtctgtagactacccctcgggtggagcatataagtcatactcctaggtctttagtaagcttcctagaagattcacccaaaatctccatagactgcgaccaacaatcaagcttacaaaggtgagttctttcaagaatactctgcaggacagcatcttcgctaattaaagccaatataactcattaaggcatagctaacctgccttgcagctcacgagagtacatgcatcttcacttagagagggtatagattggtactctcctctagtttactaatggtttgttcttcccaggttctaattcacgggatctccgatcacatatactgggttaccaccatagtataactcacatgggtcttaaacccatctccttcgatgcattgtctatcacatttcgtgatagtcccttcgtgaagggatctgccaggtttctagctgtttggatgtaatccaacgttataactctggagttttctcaatttcctgacagtctttaatcgtcttttcacatgtctagacgattttatattatccttagaactattcactttgacaattaccgtttgattgtcacagttcataaggatagccagcaccggtttttcaacaataggcagatccattaatagatcacgcagccattctgcctcatcagtagcagtatccaatgccgtcagttctgcttccatggttgacctcgtcaaaatggtctgtttgcaagacctccacgaaacagcaccaccacccagtgtaaagacatatccactagtggctttgatctcatccacatcagagatccagttagaatcactataaccctccaataccgcaggatacccagtatagtgaagccccaattctatagtacctttcagatagcgcattactcgctcaagcgcacgccaatgatcatctcccggattagaggtaaatcggctcaacttgctcacagcaaaggagatatcaggcctagttgcactagccaggtacatcagcgagccaatgatttgggagtattccagttgattcctagcaattctcttgttcttgcgaagcaacaagctaggatcataaggtgttggagaaggcttactatcaatgtagccaaagcgattcaacatcttctccacataatgggactgcaagagtgtaatcccattttcacctctaattagcttaatgtttaagataacatcagctactcccaaatccttcatatcaaaattttgagacaagaatgatttaacctcatttatcacctcaaggtttgtcccaaatatcagtatgtcatcaacatacaagcacagaataacaccctcacccccaccatggcgatagtacacacatttatctgcctcattgactgcaaagcctgcagatgtcaatgttttgtcaaatttctcatgccattgcttaggagcttgtttcagaccatacaaagacttcaacaatttgcacactttgccttcttgaccttcaactacaaacccatcaggttgatccatatagatctcctcatccagctctccattaagaaaagctgtcttaatgtccatttgatgaacgagaagaccatgtgaggctgctagggaaagtagcacatgaattgtggtcaatctagcaacaggtgagtaagtgtcaaagaaatctccgtcttctttctgagtatagcctttagcaacaagccgagccttgtacttttcaatagtatcgtcaggcctaagcttcttcttgaacacccatttgcaccccacaggtttacacccatagggtcgctctgtcacctcccaagtaccattagcgataatggaatccatttcattACGGACAGCCttcttccagtagtctgcatcaggagatgcatatgcttctgaaattgacttaggagtgtcatccacgaggtacacagtgaaatcatcaccaaaggacttagccgtcctttgtctcttactccttcgaggagcttcactgacatcctcctcagtgacatgttcatgtgtatgttcagtttgttctggtggtgtgattgaactgggaattacttcagagggttggctcgaactactatgtgtatccttcattgggaaaaagctcttaaagaaggtagcatcacgagactctataattgtaccaacatgcatgtcaggtacctcagatttaagtattaaaaatctataggcagtGATGTAATGAGCATACCCtagaaagacacagtccacagtcttatgtcccagtttgcgcttcttcgttattggtacattgactttcgccaagcacccccatgtgcgcaaataagaaagtgatggttttctcccaatccatatctcatatggtgttttgtccttatttctgttaggaactctgtttaacacatgattcgaggtcaacaatgactccccccaccatgccttaggtagtcccgcggtgtccaatatggcattcaccaagtcagtcagtgtgcggttcttcctttcagcaatcccattagactcgggagaatagggaggcgtcctctcatgtatgatgccatgttcctcacagaataagtcaaactcgtttgagaaaaactctccaccacgatcagacctaagcctttttatctttctgtcaagttgattttcaacttctgctatctaaattttaaaataatctagagcctcgtctttcgttttcaacaagtacacatagcaaaatctagtagcatcatcaattaacgtcatgaaatatcgttttccacccttcgtcaacaccccatttatttcacaaagatctgaatgtaggagttctagtggtgccaagtttctctcctcgacagccttgtgaggcttgcgaggttgctttgattgcacacaactatggcacttagaacctttgacaatagaaaacttaggaattaaacacatgctggaaagccgagacatcaagccaaaattaatatgacataaacatgagtgccaaacattagcctcatcatccacactgccacaaatatggttcacagacttattgcataaatcagaaagggaaaagcggaacatgcctccgcactcataaccttt harbors:
- the LOC4350097 gene encoding uncharacterized protein, translating into MGDAGGPLPGERRLSPADPEEPSPPASSSDGTGSGGGGGENSVEEGDGEGPGSGSGTPTAKRQLFDADGSASRPTRRRRIASDDEITQAFTGETTSENTSSTNESNPFIAVLDSMWSKKRELDAIKEAGKDERHEKLLSLQKERLALERQKLEYERNLLEFKRNQRDERIMNMDLSDMTGQLREYYLRLQGEIMARRSG